The following proteins are encoded in a genomic region of Magnolia sinica isolate HGM2019 chromosome 1, MsV1, whole genome shotgun sequence:
- the LOC131238347 gene encoding magnesium transporter MRS2-I-like — protein sequence MFISSGTVCLPIYSLVAGIFGVNLPYTWNLNHGYLFKWELTLLPNCYIEDKMWLLKFYIKVIDYGVHKLWKYNNVGVFHLLPTLSIPC from the exons ATGTTCATTAGCTCAGGAACTGTTTGCCTCCCTATTTATTCATTGGTTGCTGGGATCTTTGGTGTGAATCTCCcatatacatggaatctaaaccatggatatctatttaaatgg GAATTGACTCTGCTTCCCAACTGCTACATTGAGGATAAGATGTGGCTGCTGAAATTCTACATCAAG GTAATTGATTATGGAGTTCATAAGCTTTGGAAATACAATAATGTTGGGGTATTTCATCTATTACCTACCTTGTCAATTCCATGTTGA
- the LOC131238289 gene encoding cysteine-rich receptor-like protein kinase 10, with product MRVDPLKRASLDWEIRYKIIRGIARGLLYLHQDSLLRIIHRDLKASNILLDAEMNPKISDFGLAKIVGVDQTKGNTRRIAGTYGYMSPEYAMHGQFSVKSDVYSFGVLLLEIVSGRRNACSSDSSLAEDLLSFAWRNWKDGTLLELLDSSLRGCYSRSEVTRCIHIALLCVQEDAFDRPTMSRVVLMLSSSSVTLPLPSKPAFIASSRMKSDIPVARYYDSQASDSVNEVSISELTPR from the exons ATGCGTGTAGATCCACTTAAAAGGGCATCTTTGGATTGGGAAATACGTTACAAAATCATCAGAGGGATTGCACGAGGTCTTCTCTACCTTCATCAAGACTCTCTACTTAGGATTATTCATCGGGATCTCAAAGCTAGCAACATTTTGTTAGATGCAGAGATGAATCccaaaatttcagattttggtcTGGCAAAGATTGTTGGAGTGGACCAAACTAAAGGCAATACGAGGAGAATAGCTGGGACTTA CGGATACATGTCGCCAGAGTATGCCATGCATGGGCAGTTCTCTGTGAAGTCTGATGTGTATAGCTTCGGTGTTCTACTTCTGGAGATTGTAAGTGGTCGGAGGAACGCTTGTTCCTCGGATTCAAGCCTTGCGGAAGACCTTTTAAGTTTT GCATGGAGAAATTGGAAGGATGGAACGCTTCTAGAGCTGTTGGATTCGAGCCTAAGAGGATGCTATTCGAGAAGTGAGGTGACCAGATGCATCCACATTGCATTATTATGTGTTCAAGAAGATGCGTTTGATAGGCCCACCATGTCAAGGGTTGTTCTCATGCTCAGTAGCTCGTCTGTTACTCTCCCATTGCCTTCAAAACCTGCATTTATTGCGTCCAGTAGAATGAAATCGGACATTCCAGTGGCCCGATACTACGATTCACAGGCAAGTGACTCTGTGAATGAGGTGTCAATTTCCGAATTAACTCCTCGTTAG